In the Drosophila takahashii strain IR98-3 E-12201 chromosome 3R, DtakHiC1v2, whole genome shotgun sequence genome, one interval contains:
- the LOC108055160 gene encoding uncharacterized protein translates to MSNLQDVPLADPEGLPVVDGSEATPAPKSSSLKRFFKISKKPLMRDHVEEVSETSSQDNRELGRSNTISRFFTRLKGSNKDGQEQSSSIADPVEHDQKPMPNAKPTIKTSISTYWKLLFHRQKNHRQNAGFGLSQNAEGESEEVHELQPVNHESETEFQSPVKVEEAEVEESGTDSEPSNPKAKKSVANKASGEEILNALEGGQLSIAEREDEEAIQPAPTSVNQFK, encoded by the exons ATGTCCAATCTCCAAGATGTTCCGCTCGCCGATCCCGAAGGTTTGCCAGTAGTGGATGGCTCCGAAGCGACGCCCGCGCCCAAGTCCAGTTCCCTGAAGCGCTTCTTTAAGATCAGCAAGAAGCCGCTGATGCGGGACCATGTGGAGGAAGTGAGCGAGACATCCTCGCAGGACAACAGGGAGCTGGGCAGATCCAACACGATAAGTCGTTTCTTCACCCGGTTGAAGGGGTCGAACAAAG ATGGTCAGGAACAATCGAGCTCAATAGCTGACCCCGTGGAGCACGACCAAAAGCCAATGCCAAATGCGAAGCCCACTATCAAGACCTCCATTTCCACCTACTGGAAGCTGCTGTTCCACCGCCAGAAGAACCATCGCCAAAATGCGGGTTTCGGACTGTCCCAAAATGCGGAAGGTGAATCGGAAGAGGTTCACGAGCTGCAGCCGGTAAACCATGAATCCGAGACTGAATTCCAATCGCCAGTCAAGGTAGAAGAGGCCGAAGTTGAGGAATCCGGGACGGATTCGGAGCCATCAAACCCAAAGGCCAAAAAGAGTGTGGCCAACAAGGCATCCGGCGAGGAGATTCTCAATGCTTTGGAGGGAGGTCAATTGTCCATCGCAGAGCGAGAGGATGAAGAAGCAATTCAGCCAGCTCCAACTTCTGTCAATCAATTCAAGTAG
- the LOC108054998 gene encoding uncharacterized protein: MRQQQFQLQVQHLHQSPREFPLIMLSKRSDALISAFVLTLYYVGVADGNNASDFVTMGDLRIRSRRGQSSHSSRPGGMKMEGIGFQYTMRYQPGFHLHKLAQQQGEDGGGMGATEAPMPMPMPTPATPPPEPAPTQPEEPEPEIPMRTTIAPTEEPSPPPATEPMMMMPTPSDSPGMQPSPKPSAKPSMRPPPPTPPSSTKTSIMQPHQTLKNLLFGSPIEANLILKKPNAPRSKGKGFLSLFEVIKFPNTKCSVSMGDIRSMEGVCYHEFECKSLGGIPTESCAEGVGVCCVFVNGCGDVTSQQILYFESPNYPNAVREMMICVLIINVKKGVQQLRLDFQMFELSRPSNGDCLDDQFIVSGHNTNFQIPILCGINTGQHIYIHVGDSNESKVYLSVFMKVSGGGRSFNIKVTQLEDNLAPNNCLQYFPEAEGLIKSFNYDTDGSIVDNREATYFNNLNYAICLARLKNVCSVTYNTEQLGGDQPDFQIINKDEAENDLISDGQAGAGIFNCPDDFIAINSVPLCGERFNDGRESDDFTMHATVRDTAAGPIILPFRTDAEYVGRGFRLLYRQELCV, from the exons atgcgaCAGCAGCAATTTCAGTTGCAAGTGCAACATCTGCACCAGTCGCCGCGTGAATTTCCGTTAATAATGTTGTCAAAGCGTTCCGATGCGTTGATAAGCGCTTTCGTTTTGACGCTCTAttatgtgggcgtggccgatGGGAACAACGCCTCCGACTTTGTGACAATGGGCGATCTGCGCATCAGGAGTAGGCGTGGCCAGTCGTCGCATTCCTCGCGTCCCGGCGGCATGAAAATGGAGGGCATTGGATTCCAGTACACCATGCGATATCAGCCGGGCTTCCACCTCCACAAGTTGGCCCAGCAGCAGGGCGAGGATGGAGGAGGAATGGGGGCAACGGAAGCACCGATGCCCATGCCCATGCCAACTCCCGCAACACCGCCACCTGAACCAGCTCCCACGCAGCCGGAGGAACCGGAGCCCGAGATACCAATGCGTACGACCATCGCACCAACAGAG GAACCTTCACCTCCCCCTGCGACGGAAcccatgatgatgatgcccaCTCCGAGTGATTCGCCGGGAATGCAGCCAAGTCCAAAGCCCAGTGCGAAACCCTCGATGAGACCGCCACCGCCCACGCCACCGTCGAGTACCAAGACCTCCATTATGCAGCCCCATCAGACGCTGAAGAACCTCCTCTTCGGGTCGCCCATCGAGGCGAACCTCATCCTCAAGAAACCGAATGCACCGCGCTCGAAGGGCAAGGGCTTCCTCAGCCTGTTCGAGGTGATCAAGTTCCCCAATACCAAGTGCAGTGTGTCCATGGGCGACATCCGGAGCATGGAGGGCGTCTGCTACCACGAGTTCGAGTGCAAGAGCCTCGGGGGGATTCCCACCGAGAGCTGTGCCGAGGGCGTGGGCGTatgctgtgtgt TCGTCAATGGCTGTGGCGATGTCACCAGCCAGCAGATCCTCTACTTCGAGAGCCCCAACTATCCGAATGCGGTGCGCGAAATGATGATCTGTGTGCTGATCATCAATGTGAAGAAGGGAGTGCAGCAGTTGAGGCTGGATTTTCAGATGTTCGAG CTGAGTCGTCCCTCCAACGGTGATTGCCTAGACGATCAGTTTATAGTCTCGGGCCACAATACCAACTTTCAGATACCCATTCTGTGTGGCATCAACACAGGCCAGCATA TATATATCCATGTTGGAGACTCAAACGAGAGCAAAGTGTATCTTTCGGTCTTTATGAAGGTGTCGGGAGGAGGTCGCTCCTTTAATATAAAAGTCACTCAGTTGGAGGACAACCTGGCTCCAAATAATTGCCTGCAATATTTCCCAGAAGCTGAGGGTctaataaaatcatttaactATGATACAGATGGCTCGATTGTGGACAACAGAGAAGCCACTTATTTT AACAATTTGAACTATGCCATATGCCTGGCCCGTCTAAAGAATGTGTGCAGTGTTACCTACAACACCGAACAACTAGGTGGCGATCAGCCTGACTTTCAGATCATCAACAAAGATGAAG CCGAGAACGATCTGATCTCCGACGGGCAGGCGGGAGCTGGGATCTTCAACTGTCCGGACGACTTCATAGCCATCAACTCGGTGCCGCTTTGCGGGGAGCGTTTTAACGATGGCCGGGAAAGCGACGATTTCACCATGCACGCCACTGTAAGGGACACGGCCGCAGGTCCCATCATCCTGCCCTTCCGCACCGATGCCGAATATGTGGGTCGCGGCTTTCGACTGCTCTACAGACAGGAACTGTGTGTCTGA